The Mycolicibacterium aichiense region CGGCATGGGCTGCGGCGTCGGCTGCCGCGACCAGATCGCCAAGGCCCTCGAAGGCCTCTGAGACCGCGGCGAGCTCATGGGCATCCCCGTCGTGCAACGCCGTGGCGAAGCGGGCGGCCGCGGCGGCCCGGGGACCGTCGACGATCGCCGCGAGTTCGTTCAACCGCGCCGCGCCGGTGCGGTCGCCGAACTGGGCGACTGTCTGCCAACACAGCACTTCGGCGCCGAACTGGCCTTTCGCGCAGGCTCTTTCGGCCGCAGCGGAGGCTACGGCAATCGCCTCGCTGACGGCACCCTGGTTTGCGGACACCCAGGCGCGGGCCAGGCTCACCTCGTAGTCCAGTGATCGGAAGGGGCGCCTGACGGTGTCGAGTGCGGCTAGCACCGTGACCGCCTCGTCGATGTCGTCCAGCAACGCGAGCGCGGTGACACGCACGACGTTGTAGCGGTATCCCCAGCCCATGCCATGGCCGGCGGCCGACAAGCCCAGCGCGGCCTGTCCCAGCAGTCGGCAGGCGAGGTCGATGTCTCCGGCACCCAGCGCGGCCCGTCCGGCGACTGCCGCTCCGAGTAGCTGAGCCTCTCCCGGCAGATCGGCGGCCTGGCTGCCCACGCCCTGCGCGACCTCGCCGGCATCGGCGATCCGGCCGGCAAGCAGGAGCGCCGTCAGATGGGCGTCCGCGATGTTGAAGCGCATCTGCGGTGCGTCGAATCGGCGGGTCGCGGCCTGATATCCCGCCTCGGCGTGGGCCTCGGCGTCGGTGGCCTGGCCGGCCTCGCCGGACACCACCGTCAAAGCCCAGGCGATCTCGGCGCCGACAACCGGCGGCAGATCACCGAGGACGAGTGGGTGCGCGGCCTCTCGCGCCGACTGTGGGTCATCGGTGGCGAACCGATGCACGACGCGGAACGCATCGAGGTAGGTGCGTGCCTCCGCGGATTCGACGGCGGACTGCTGCTCGACGATCTCGATCGCCCGCGCCGGATCGCCGAGAACCCACATCATGTTGCTGGCCCGATGGAATGCGAGTTTGGCCCGGTCGACGTCGGTCAGATCGCCGGCTGACATCGCGGTCAGCACATCGTCGGCTTCGGTACCCCGCGACAGCCATGACAGTGCGTGCGCGCGGACGAAGTTCGGTTCGGGGCCCGCGCCGGCGGCGACCGCTGCCGTCGCAAGCCGATCGGCCAGCGACAGGTCCGCCAGCCAGACGGCACCGTTGGCGGCGCGCACCAGAAGGTCGGTGTCGGGTGCGAGGTCGGATTCGATGCTCAAGGTGGCCCGCTTGACCACCACCCGGACATCGTTGGCGTCGTCGGAGCGTGCCAGTTCGGCAGCCACCAGTCCGCGCAATCGCCGCAACCGGGCCACCGATGCCCGGCGGCGGCGCACTTCGCCGTAGATCGGATGGGCCACCCGCGCGTGCACACTGCTTCCGGTCGACTCCAACGAGATCAGACCGCGGGTCTCGGCCTCCTCGATCGCCGCCAGGTCCGCGATGCGCTCCAGGACGGGCAATTCCATCGGCTCGGCGACGGCCAGGACGTCGATCACGTCACCGACCGCGCCGGGCAATGTGCCGATCCGGGATTCGACCAAGCCGACCAGGTCGGGCGGCAGGACGGGATCGCCTGCCCACACCCATGTGTCATGGTGCCGCGCGAGCCGCCCGTCGGCAACCTCCTGCTCGACGATGTTGCGCAGGTACAGCGGATTGCCGTGCGTGAGCTGCCAGATCCGTTGTGCGCAAGAGTGTTCCACGGGTGCCTTCAGGGCGGCCGTAAGCAGGGCGATCGTGGTATCGAGCGACAACGGCGTAACCGCGATCCGGTCGAATCGGGCGGCTGCCGAAATCTCCTGCAGTGCAGCCGGAATCGATTCGTCATCGCGAACGGTCAGGATGACTTTCGCGGCGCTGCGTTGCACGAGCTGATGCAGGACGAAGATCGACAGATCATCGAGCAGCTGCGCGTCATCCACGGCGAC contains the following coding sequences:
- a CDS encoding helix-turn-helix transcriptional regulator, whose amino-acid sequence is MRLSWPLIGRTGQMRSIGSAIAAPDVAGVVVSGAAGVGKSRIAREALIAAEAQGCQGRWVVGASSARSIPLGAFAAWTRHGASETVQLVRGVIESLTATTSPARVIVAVDDAQLLDDLSIFVLHQLVQRSAAKVILTVRDDESIPAALQEISAAARFDRIAVTPLSLDTTIALLTAALKAPVEHSCAQRIWQLTHGNPLYLRNIVEQEVADGRLARHHDTWVWAGDPVLPPDLVGLVESRIGTLPGAVGDVIDVLAVAEPMELPVLERIADLAAIEEAETRGLISLESTGSSVHARVAHPIYGEVRRRRASVARLRRLRGLVAAELARSDDANDVRVVVKRATLSIESDLAPDTDLLVRAANGAVWLADLSLADRLATAAVAAGAGPEPNFVRAHALSWLSRGTEADDVLTAMSAGDLTDVDRAKLAFHRASNMMWVLGDPARAIEIVEQQSAVESAEARTYLDAFRVVHRFATDDPQSAREAAHPLVLGDLPPVVGAEIAWALTVVSGEAGQATDAEAHAEAGYQAATRRFDAPQMRFNIADAHLTALLLAGRIADAGEVAQGVGSQAADLPGEAQLLGAAVAGRAALGAGDIDLACRLLGQAALGLSAAGHGMGWGYRYNVVRVTALALLDDIDEAVTVLAALDTVRRPFRSLDYEVSLARAWVSANQGAVSEAIAVASAAAERACAKGQFGAEVLCWQTVAQFGDRTGAARLNELAAIVDGPRAAAAARFATALHDGDAHELAAVSEAFEGLGDLVAAADAAAHAALIHRHRDQRGSALSCSTRVATLAQRCGGLVTPAVRQASQRLPFTGREREIVMLVGQRMSNRAIAERLSLSVRTVESHVHRAMAKTGTKTRDELAALLR